The DNA segment GGACTGATGAGGCGCATAAGCAGAATTCTTTAGGGAAATTTATACAGCATCCCCTGCACTGTGCCTGGCTGAAGCGATTGCCCATCCTCAATCACTTTCATAAGCACTGAAATGACTGATTAAAATATTGTTATTAAACAACTTTGTCATAAAATATCATCTGTTAAGACTCTTGTTATGAGTCTTCTTTGGTTTATTGGTAGAGAATGAAAAAGGTAGTAGAATTAAGAGGTTGTAGTTTTAGTCTTAGCCATTGTTTATACATACCAGAATTTAAAGATCTTTTGCCCATAAGTCCAACAAAGGAGTCTGTTTTATGCCCTGAAAAAATATATTTGGGGGTGTTTTAATACATTTTCAATATGCAGTTTTTCTGAGGTAATGTGTTTTCATGAGGAATACAAGGAAGAGGTAGACTCCACAAATATTCTTCCTACTTATTCAAGTTGATACCACTTGAAGCATTAGTAAAACAGAGAATCATCACCCCCGCCTCTCATAGGGTCAGATCCAAGCTCCATCAAGCCAGTAAGAGCCTCTTCATTGTGACTAAGCAGACAGAAAAGATTGACCCCAATTTTGGCATCAGTTTAATCAATGataaaacttccactgatttcaatataTGCAGTAGATCAGGCCCCATAACTTCATAGACTTTTCATTCTATAATTTGGAACTGTTGGATTCATCTGTCCTATGAATTAGTTCTTTTGCAGAAATGTTTCCTCCTATTTTTCTATAGAGCAAAGGACTCTCTATGGGCTAGATAATCGAGTCCTTTGTCATACTGGACAGTCAAAGCACTACACAGGAGTAAGTGCTAAGTACCTACcaatatgtagcactttaaagactaaccaaatgatttatttggcaatgagctttcgtgggacagacccacttcatcagatcaatctcatttccaatacagactggcatttataagtacagaggactaaaAACATatagcaataaaaactgaaatcaaATACGTagagggggatgttaattgtcctgtctgagataattacaagaatcaaaggaagggaagcagtccttgtaatgcatgaggtaattgatgtctctgttcataccatgtgttaatgttgaattgaatatgaattccaactcataTTTCTCACTCTAATCAGTTTAAATTCTTTCTGCTCCCAGACAcaagttctcaggtctttaaccaAATGGTCCACTCCACTGacgtgttcactgaccggctttcGTGCATTGagtttcctgatgtctgctctatgtccatttattctctgaCGAAGCTTTTGTCCAGTCTGTTCAATGTACTTACTGGCAGGCATTGTTGgtgcataatggcatatataatgttgctagaagcgcacaagaatgtgcctttgatcttgtaactaacatggttaggtccagtgatggtgtccccagaataAGTGTGGGctaagttggcagtggggtttgatgcaaggaaaagttccaggatccatattactgtggtgtagcctatgATTGCAAGTGAGAATCTTTTAGGTtaggaggctgtctgtaggaaaggataggcctgtcacccagggccttctggagtatatAGCATCacgatccagaataggttgtaggttctTCAATGATGTATTgctggggtttgagctgggggctataggtgatgacaactCAATCCCCTTCCTGTGTGtttgatttgacagtttttattgctttttttgtcctatagtgctacatttctgctgttttgttttgttggactacagattaacacggctacctctctgttactgccaaCGTGTATTAATACTCCACAGCCTGGTCACATATCAGGATTTTTAACTTCTCACAAGGCCACATTTTGCAGTTCTTATTCCATCTGTGATCCTGGAAGCATTGACTGAGTTGTTAAGAGTTGCAGGATTTAGCCCATCAAGTATGCTGCACATGTAGTGTAGCTAGCCTGATTTCAAGTAATGAGAACAACATTTTGAAAAGGGTCTACTTATCTTTTACTACAGGTATTCAGATGTGAACAAATGTGTAagttcttctttggaaagagtttcCCTTGGTTAATATCTGTTCACAATACAGGATAAATACTCATCTCACAAGTCAATTTCTCAGATGTTCAGAGGAGACATTTTAAGACTATAAGGTTGACTTCAGCCAGCAGCTACATCTGGTTATCTGGCTTAAAATTTTGGATgaggccttttaaaaaaattgtcattcaGACATGTAAACCCATTGATAATGTCTAGCTATTAGCATAGAACTCTGGGATGCTTATTAACCTCTTTGACAGCTGGAGGTTAAAGTAAAGCTTTTGGATTTCATCTAAATTGTCATCTTTGCTTCTTGGCCTTTGTGGCTAAGATTAAATGTAGTTATATTGGCTAAAAGTGTAATCTACAAATCACGTGTATCCAGGTCAAGGCAGGCTATGATCTGTAGCTGTTAGCCATGTTCAGTGCTTGTTAACTGCTGTAACACACCTCTGCACTGCAGATGACATATGCGCTCTAGCTCTTATTCTATGCAATTTGGCTGTTACTGGTTGCAGACATTCGCTCAATAAAATTCCTTAATCTGTCATTTTCTGACTGTGTGCGAGTGAGTGAGAAATACCAGTGTAAGAGATATGACTCTTCCTGGATGACATACAGGAATAAAGGAGTCCATAATAATGTATGTTGCCACTAATCCATGTTGCCAGGTGCCCTTGCTTACATGACATCACATTCATCAGTTAGATACAACTTAGGACCTGATATTTCTCAAGTGCAAATTTTGAATCTGGAATTAAACTTCATGTGTTTGAAATTCCAATTCCCTCACTTCTGCCAACTTAATGTATTTTGGCTTTGGGACACAATGACAGTGAGTAAAGATGGCAAAGAGGGGCTGTTCAGAGTAGGTCACCATGTTCAAGCCTATCTCTAGCTATACTATTTGGTAAACCCAGAGCTAGAAAACATTTCTCCTACACTCTTGCGTAGAGTCTTTAGTAACAAACACTAACACTTTGCTATGGTGACATAATAGTAACCTTAAACATAGGAAATTCAGTTTCTCATTTTATAATTTTTAGGTAAGTGTTCAGACAAAAATCATTTTCAACTTACTTTTATGAGAGATTTGGCCATATCCTAGagcaagagaaaacaaaagagTAGTTTTAATAGAGATGAAATATAAACATAATCTGTTATTTCTATGAAGGTAAAGAAAAATATAGTTTCTATTGTGTAATCTGTATATTCCCAGTCCTGAAGAATTAGTTTGATAATTTACTTCCATATCAATCATGGAGATACGTATTTATGAATAATATATAATCTGTAAATAAAGACAACTGCTTAACATTCTTTAAGATTTAAAATAGCTACTCTCCCTCCCTGTTTTTAATCTGGTAAACCTTTTCAACTAGAAAGCAAGACAATAATAAGTTTAATTAAAGGCATATATATTTGTTCTCAACTTACTATTTGATTATTTTCTTAATTATGTTTATAAAAATGTGTGCACTTAAGAATTATTTACTATAAAGATGTGTCCACtgtatttttccccccagtgaaAGATTAATTTTATATGTAACAGAAAACACTTCCAGTGGCTGCAGTGAACTcaattcatattttaaaacaaattatcaaATATTATAAACACCTGGACACTTATGCTGAAAAGTGATCTGCAAAGATGTACCTCTGAGTTGGTCCTGACAATAAGCCAGCCAAATTTgttctcaaaataatttattctgatTGGACTCTGAGGAGCAAAACCAAGACATTTCCATAGCTTTGCATGTGCTTTCTCTTTAGGTATTGAGGGTCagctttacatttgtgtgtgtggttacCCTGAGCGATTGTCATCTTTATTGTCCGGACAGAAAAAATCCGAAACCAATCCCCATTTTCCCCTCTCATTACCTGTGCTTCAGAACGAGATGTCCTACCCAGGCAGCCGCCCCGTTCACAGACTCTCCACGAGTGGAGAGTCGTGCCTCCCCAGTCGCTAAGAGGGAACTGTGAGCCGGGAAGGAGTTTAAAAGGCGGGCGCGAAACGGACCCCCGGGCTCAGACGCGTGCGAgccgctcccccagccccgcGCGAGCATGCAATCTCACCGGCATCGCGCTTGCCCATTAACCCGTAGAACTGCTGGGGCCTGGGTCTCCTGGCGATTCTCTGCAGGAAGTGTTCGAAGGGcaagggcagctcctcctgcaacGGAGAGGGGCAGCGTCAGCTTTTCCCTTGGCTCCTCCGGCAGGGGGAGAGCGCCCggcagagcagccagccccatgACAAACTTCCGCCCGTCGCTCCGGGCTGCAGCCGCCGCGCCCGCAGACCCACTGCAACCCAGACGCAGCCCGACGACGGGGCAGTTTCGATCCGAGTGTAAAGTGGAGGAAACTGGTTTGTGCACGAAGGGCCGACCAGGCCCGGGCCCCGTCCCCCGGCTACCAAAgtcccccccccgctcccccacccacccGAGCTTCCCCGGGAACAGCCGCGCGCCTGCAGGGACCGCAAGCCGCACGCTTTGCGGGAAGCCCTCGAACATCGCGGCCGTCCAGCAACAGGTACCCGCAGCGTCACGGAGACTGGTGGGGGACGCGGAGAGCACGGCGTTTAGCGACCCCGACTGCGGCGCCCCCCCCGGCCACGCCCTGCAGGGGGACGGGGATTTGCATTAGTTTCCCCGTCCCCTGGCGCCCCCACCGGGTGTGGCTGGCGTTGGAGCGAGGCGGGAAAGGGCGCGGGAATGGCGGAGTTTTGCACCTGCCATGCTCTTTTCAAGCCAGCCTCCCGCGGCCCCGGCGAGGCGGAGCAGCTGGCGCGCCTGTGGGCAAAGAGCTGCAGAGCCCGAAAGTCCTGGGACTCAAGTTCCCGGCACACCCTCACGCATCGCCCTCTCCCTGCGGCCGGTCCGCCCGCTCCCCGCCTTACAACTGCATAACCACAACCCAACTTTGCAGGGGACTGCGGAACGGGACCGCGCCCCGCGGTTACTCGGTGCGCCCCTGGTCTCCCCTGCAGGATGCCCGCGCTAGTCCAGCGGAGGACGCGCTGGTCCTCTTGTAAATCGTTTGTCCCGCCTATTAAGGGGCTGCCTGTGAGCAGCTACCCAGCAAGTCGTCTGCCTCGCCTCTACCgggctgctggggccatggggctccatCGGGTGTATAAATCACCCACTGCAGCCGCTGAAGCTGCCTGCCCGGGCAAAGAGCCGGAGGGTCTCAGCGGACGGGCGCCCGCAGCAGAAAGCTGCCCCGCTACCCCCTTGCGTTTGCGTCCCCAGGTTCTCTCCCACCTTGAGCTGGTCGCTGTCGGACCAGTCCGACCAGTAATTCAGATCATCGTCGGCTCCGATTTCCTCTGCGAACACCTGCGCGGAAACGAGGAAGAACACCGCGAAGGCGACGAGGAGTTTCATCTTGGCCTCTCCTCCTGCTCGCAGGCCCTCTAGtgcagtggctgctgggctcCGGTGGGGGTGGCTCTCCGGCCAGGCGCTACTGGCTGCTGTAAGAGAGAAGAAAGGCGTGAGGACTGCCTGCAACTCCTCGTCCGCCCGCCCCGAGAGGGATCGCGCGTTATGAGCGCGGAGGAGCCAGCGAGGGGCCGCGTACACACGCCCGCCTAGAGGAACTCACGGGCTAAAGCGGCTGAGCGCACTGACTGCGGCGGGAaggggcgctgcgctgcgctccGCGGCTCTCGCCGAGTGGATCTGAAGACACGCCCGAGAGCGCGCCGGCTTATATACCTGGTGATGGGGAGGGCCAAGCCAGCTTCGTTTGCCTAACCCTAATTACTCCCTTCTAGTTATGGGACACACGTgacaacccccccgcccctccccgccccgcggTGCTTTGCGATCAATAGTCAATTACGCCGGGTACCCCTTCCTGCCTCTGCCTGCCCGAGGGAGCCGTGCCTCGGAGGGGCCCCTGGGGGTCAGGCATGAACTACCTTCCTGGGTTGCCAGTGACGCAGTGTTAGGGGAAGGCTGCGCATCTCTAACCCGCAACTCCTGCCATCCCACGGAGCTAAGGTTTGATCCACTGTCCCCTGACACCAAAGATTAGTCATCCGAGCAGAGGAAATGACGCATTCAGGCACTCAAGGCAACTGCACGATGCTATGTCAGACGTCAGGGCAGGTGCACCGACTTTGATCGGAAGGGACCCCCAAGTGTTGCTGCAGGAGACCAGAAGAATCACTCTGAGCCCTTGAAAATAACGCCCATGTCTCGGCGGCCCTGACTGTAAGCCACGGTGCATTAGGAAGCCGTGGGACTCAGCTGCAGAACGTTATTTTCCTATTGATCACCTCCTGCAAAGTCAAAGAGATGAATCTTGTATCCTTGTCAGCTTGGCTAGCTCAGTGGCACTCATTTATCAGGGGGTTCTTGTATTGTCCTCAAACGGCCAATACAGTTGCAGGCTCTCTTTCCACTGGTACTTTGGAGAAGGAAATAATGAAGGTTGAGTTTGCCTGAAGGGCCAGATGCAAAGCCCTGTGAATTCAGTGGGaacctttccattgacttcagtgatatTTGGCTCAGATACTCTCTCACACCTTGGCTACCCCCAGAGCATTTTTTTCTATCACACACCTCTTGAAAAAAAGATTTGCTCTAgtgtttgtttctctttcttgAATGGACACAGCTATGATAATAGATTTGCATGTAACCTCTGAAAAAGGAAGTCAACTGTGGGGTGCCCATGGGAGGATCCACTGACAGGTGAAAGCAGTGCAATAAACTACAGTTCTTCATTTGCCAGATTCCCCCTCTCCGTCTTTTCTTTTTGTGGTTATAAAAGAGGTGGTTTTGACAGTAATTTGCACTTTACTGTGCAGGGTGTATTTAATGGTAAGAGATGATTATAGCAACAATAAAAGTACGGATGAGAAACATAAATCCCTACAGAAAAAAATGTGCTGTGCTGTGAGCTCTTACTGCATCTCTCTCGCTCTTTCTTTCCGCTTAATTATAACATTGCTTATTTTTGTGCATATTATGGAAATACATTATTTTACCATTACGGCTAAACTATATTTACTTCCTGCAATATTATTTCTTTGGATGGTCTTGTTTGGCTTACAGCAGCTTAGCTTGTAACCAGAAATGAATTCTGAGACATAATTACATTAAACTCAGGAACATTTATCCCTAAACATTGCTATAGCCCACTACCAAATCTCCTAATCTAAGGCAGCTGAAGGATAAAGATTTGGGGTCAAACTCTCTGACAGTGCAAATGACTTTACTGGAGTGGTGCCAGTCTGCCACAGCAGAGACTTTGGATTGTTATCCTTTTCCACACGACAGTTTTGTGTTACTTATAAATATTCATCTCAGCTAACCAGTTGGCCTCCCTTGAGGTTCAAATGCCCCATCTATCTTATTTGTTACAGAATGCATGATGATGTTCATTTAACTTTAGGTATACACCATCTTCTATCTTGTCAGAGCGTACAGTAGTGCAGGCTAGATAAGCCACTCAATTCAAGGCTTGGCAGTAACTATTAATATTTGTACAAAGGAAGAAATTTTCCAAGAAGTGACCATTTGTTTTCTGATTCCATCATTTCACAATGCTGTTACTGAAATGGCCCTTCTCATGCAATGATAAGCCTCTTTCCCAGAATGGTCACTTGCTTCTAGATTGTTAATCCTGCAGCATGCCATCGAGTTGGTAGGTGAAAGACACTGCTTTTTTCCGATGAGACTGGTAAAAAAGAGGTAAAACATATGGGGTGCATCTTCACtggccagctactttgaagtagctggcacaatgttgaaatagtatgTGTCACATcaacacgtgccgtgagctatttcaatgttgaaatcaaggttgggtggtgagatgtcgaaatcactattcctatctgaagatgggaatactgccctacttcgacattcaacgtcgaagtagggcatgtgtagatgatccacgtcctgctatgtcgaaatagcagggtccttcatggtggccatcagctgaggggttgagagacgctctgtccagcccctgtggggctctatggttgccgcatgctgcagcccttagcccagggtttctggccgctgctgctgctgctgctgcagctgggggtccatgctgagtGCATGGGGTCTgaaactggttgtcggctctgtggatctcgtgctgtgcagggcgaatGTGTccgggaggagccctttaagggagcagcttggggctttgctggccccttatttcaatggggagcacttgtgtgtgtggacgcttcgcatttccttccggggcagctcctttcgatgttctccgtcgctacttcgatgttgaacatcgatggtaccagccctggaggatgtgtatacgatgttcttacatcgaaataggctatttcgacgtagtgtgctagtgtagacgtagccatgggctgtgtctacaccagcccaaaacttcaaaatggccatgcaaatggccatttcaaagtttactaatgaagcgctgaaatacatattcagcgcctcattagaatgccagtggccccggcacttcgaaattgacgtgactctccgctgcacggcttgtccagatggggctccttttcaaaaggaccccaccaacttcgaaatccccttattcctaacagcagataggaataagggggtttcaaagttgctggggtccaatttgacatttgcatggccattttgaagttttgggctagtgtagacacagccatgggctgcatctacacatgccccttcctttcaaaaggagcatattaatgagcgggttcgaaaaatgctaatgaggtgctgcaatgaatatgcagcacctcattagcataatggcggcctcagcgattcgaaagtgtggcttttcaaatcgcgtgccgcctgtggagatggaaccttctgaaagggcccccccagttttcaaaagcccttcttccaatcacagacaggaagaagggctttcaaaaagtgggggggtccttttggaaggtcccgtctccatgggcagcattcgatttgaaaagctgcactttcgaatcgctgtggccgccattatgctaatgaggtgctgcatattcattgcagcacctcattagcatcttttgaacccgctcattaacatgcccctttcgaaaggaaggggcacgtgtagacccagccatggggtgtgtctacacttgcattcctatttcaaaagaggtatgcaaatgaggtgaatcaaaaatgcaaatgaggtacacattTCCATATTTGACATGCAGATTTGAattttgaaagaccttcttttgaaagaagaaaaccagtgtagacactgctctttcgaaagtaaaccccatcttcaaaacaatccttcttcccattaagtaaagagaaaaaggattctttcgaagatgggtttacttttgaaagaacagcgtctacactggctttcttcttttgaaagaagctcttttgaaattagaacatgcaaatgaggtgctaatatgcaaatttatatctcatttgcattttgatttacctcatttgcatacctcttttgaaagaagactgcaagtgtagacacacccaaagtgaTAATCACGCTTCTGACTCCTTTCTTCCATAAAGATCTATTACAACATGAGTCCCCTTCATACTTGTTACACCTGTATTGACCCAGAGGTGGAAATGGCATTGTTGAGCAACACTGGGGGAActcagctgttgcttttccttgGTGTGCTTTCGTGCAACATCCCATTTTGCCCATGGGCTTTGAATATTCTACCTTTACTGGTTTCCCTGTGTTGCTTTGATTTTCCCATGATAGCCTTCTGTGTGGCATTGGGCACCTGTGGACATACAGGGTAAATTTATATTAACTTGAATATCTCAAGTTTGACACCTACATCTGTATTTAGGCAGCACAGCAAAGACCTTGATTTACCCACAGCTGCTGTTCCCTCCAGTGTTTTATGAGTGgactaaattttattatgtgcactgaggcatgtgtggatgtgcaccaccagtagaaacacttgcTGCTAGCCAGGCCTTTTGTCAGgaatcctgggccccaggagagtaAAATCAGTGGGCCCCTGTCCACGCTCAGACAGAGCCACACTCCCCCCCAACCTAGGAAACACCGAGTGCCAATCAGAGGACCACATGGTTGGCCACAAGCCCATTCTCCCACCCATCTTTGCCATCCCGTCATCCTGCACAGCTCTCCCACCAGGGGTCCGGtgctcagctcctcctcctttctgccCCCTCCACTTTTGCCCCCCAGCAGTTGTATGCCCCCCAGCTCAGCTCTTTTCtccctgcctacctctgccccacccctctgttCTTTTCAGCCCAGTTCCTCGGCCCCACTCAGCCTTGCTCCCTACAGTCCTGTGCCTGGCTCTACCCCAGAGCTTGATCCCTACCTCTCTTAccagcctggctctcctctccctgcttcctcACATGGTTATAACCTACCCACCCTGCCGCCCTCAGCTCCATGGATTCGAACTCTCCCCAGTCAtaccatgctgctgcagccatgcTACTTAAAAGCATCCAGGCAGTGGTAGTCCCAGGCCCCCTTAAATCCACCAGGCCCTGACACAGTTGCCCCGTTGTCCCTCTCTATGGGTGGACCTGCTGCcagcggtgggtgctctgctaagcagctggctggcacctgatgctctcatagaatcatagaacaatagagctggaagagacctaaaaccgtcgagtccagccccctgctctaagcaggaccaaacccatctcCTAGGCGACCACCCagatgctcagcttacaggaaacactgcccacAGCTCTCACTGAAAGCACTTCTAGGCACCCACGTTTAATTATTTTAGCCACAATGAACCAACACTCTCAAGTGCTGGAATTCCTGCAGTATTACATTGTTGTCGAAATGGTGACAATCACAGAGTGTGCCCGATGATCTAGAagagcagtatttcttaaactgccttccgtggaacactggtgttccctgaGCATCTCGCAGGGGCGCTGCGGTGGTGTGGCAACTAGCAAAGACATGTTTTCCTTTATTAAAACCAGaggcaatgttacttcttcattgctatgacatctgattaaattacttgaGTTTGGTTTTGCAGTATATGTTgctgggggtttttttttggtccgACAATGAATTGTTTTTGAGGAAcct comes from the Carettochelys insculpta isolate YL-2023 chromosome 2, ASM3395843v1, whole genome shotgun sequence genome and includes:
- the TAC1 gene encoding protachykinin-1 isoform X1, which gives rise to MKLLVAFAVFFLVSAQVFAEEIGADDDLNYWSDWSDSDQLKEELPLPFEHFLQRIARRPRPQQFYGLMGKRDAGYGQISHKRHKTDSFVGLMGKRSLNSGSSEKNTAQNYERRRK
- the TAC1 gene encoding protachykinin-1 isoform X2, with amino-acid sequence MKLLVAFAVFFLVSAQVFAEEIGADDDLNYWSDWSDSDQLKEELPLPFEHFLQRIARRPRPQQFYGLMGKRDAGYGQISHKRSSEKNTAQNYERRRK